In Alkalihalobacterium alkalinitrilicum, a genomic segment contains:
- the rplX gene encoding 50S ribosomal protein L24 — translation MHVKKGDTVKVISGKDKGKQGVILEAFPKKDRVLVEGVNIVKKHAKPSQDNPQGGIVSKEAAIHVSNVMIIDPKTGEPTRIGYKVEDGKKVRIAKKSGEALDK, via the coding sequence ATGCACGTAAAAAAAGGTGACACAGTAAAAGTGATATCTGGTAAAGATAAAGGTAAACAAGGCGTTATCTTAGAAGCATTCCCTAAGAAAGATCGTGTTCTTGTTGAAGGTGTTAACATTGTTAAAAAACATGCGAAACCTTCTCAAGATAACCCTCAAGGAGGAATTGTAAGCAAAGAGGCTGCAATTCACGTTTCTAATGTAATGATTATTGACCCTAAGACGGGCGAACCAACTCGTATTGGTTATAAAGTAGAAGATGGTAAAAAAGTACGTATTGCGAAAAAGTCTGGCGAAGCACTAGATAAGTAG
- the rplN gene encoding 50S ribosomal protein L14, producing MIQQESRLKVADNSGAREVLCIKVLGGSGRKTANVGDIIVCSVKQATPGGVVKKGDVVKAVIVRSKSGARRTDGSYIKFDENAAVIVRDDKSPRGTRIFGPVARELREKQFMKIVSLAPEVL from the coding sequence ATGATTCAACAAGAGAGCCGTTTAAAAGTTGCTGACAACTCTGGTGCTCGTGAAGTACTTTGTATTAAAGTTTTAGGTGGATCTGGTCGTAAGACGGCTAATGTCGGTGATATTATCGTTTGTTCTGTCAAACAAGCAACACCAGGTGGCGTTGTCAAGAAAGGTGACGTTGTTAAGGCGGTAATTGTTCGTTCTAAGAGCGGCGCTCGTCGTACAGACGGGTCTTACATTAAGTTTGATGAAAACGCAGCTGTTATTGTACGTGATGATAAAAGTCCTCGTGGAACTCGTATCTTCGGACCAGTTGCACGTGAGCTTCGTGAAAAGCAATTTATGAAAATCGTTTCTTTAGCTCCAGAAGTACTATAA